The following DNA comes from Phytohabitans rumicis.
CGCCCGCCTGGCTGGCCGAGTGGGGCTACGACCGGCCGCACGTCGAGCGCCTGAAGATCGGCATGGCGTACACCACTCAGACGTTCCGCCGGCGGCCCGGCACGTTCGGGCCGCCGCAGGCGATCAACCCGGTCGCCTCCCCGAACCATCCCCGCGGCGCGTTTTACGGCCAGGCCGTGACGGGTGACTGCCGGGTCTCCCTGACCGGCATCCTCGGCGACCACCCACCGGCCGACCCGGAGGGTTTTCTCGCCTACGCGCGCTCGCTGCCGGTGCCGGACATCTACGAGGCGATCCAGGACGCCGAGCCCACCAGCGCCGCGGTGTCGTTCGGGTTCCCGGCGAGCGTCTGGGTGCACTACGAACGGCTGACCCGGTTTCCGCAGCGCCTGGTCGTCATCGGCGACGCGATGTGCGCGTTCAACCCGGTCTACGGGCAGGGGATGACGGTGGCCGCGATGGAGGCCATGGTCCTGCGGGACCACCTGCGCCGGTACGGCGTCCTCGACCCGGTCGCGGTGCACCGCGGCTTCGCCCGCGCGATCCGCGACCCGTGGCTCCTGTCCACCTGGGGCGATCTGGACTTTCCCGGTGTGGCGGGCCCGCGGCCGTGGCGGGTCCGGCTGTTCAACGCCTACCTCACCCGGGTGCAGTACGCAGCCACCAAGGACGCGGTGGTGACGACGGCGTTCATGCGGGTGGCTGGGCTGGTGGACCGGCCGTCGGCGCTGTTGCGCCCCAGCCTGGTGGCCCGGGTGCTGCGCCTGGCCCGGGGTCGCCGGGAGTCGGCGACGGTGCACGCCGCATGACGTCGGGCCGGACAGGCTCCTGCCCGGCCGCGCGTACGGCGCCGCGGCCGGGCAGCGGGTCTGGACGGTCCTACAGGTACTGGGTGTTCGGGTCCAAGCCGCACAGCACCCGACCGTAGAGCTCAGCGTTGGTCGAGGGCACCATGAGCGCGTGCAGGTTCACCGCGTGCATGTCTCGCACGATCCGCTGCATCGGCACGTCGCTGAGGATCGACGAGCCACCGCTGGCCATCGCCAACACGTCCACCGCGTCCCGACCCAGTTGGCACACCGCACCGATGTCGGCCCGGGTGCGGACCCGGTCGAGCACCGTCCACGGTTCGCCGTTGACGCCCTTCGTGTCGACCAGCCGGGTCATCCGCTCGGCGTGGAAGTCCGCCTCGTCAATCTTCATCGTCGCCTCGGCGACCTGAAGATGGGTGATGGCCGCCTCGCCCTGGTGCGCGTAGTCGGTGTACGTGATTTTCCGGCTGCCCAGGCGGTTGAGGAAGTTCTCCCGGGCCGCACGGGCCATTCCCACGACGGTCCCGGCGGAGCAGGCGTTGGCCACGCCGACCAGCGGGCCCTGGTACATCGGCAGCCCGGTGTTGCGGACCGAGGTCGTCCGGCCGGCGAGCAGCGCCGGCAGCGGCAGGACCCGCTCGGCCGGCACCAGGACGTCCGTGGCGACGGTGCTGACGCTGCCCGAGCCGCGCAGCCCTGACGTGTACCAGTCGTCGACGATCTCTAACTCCTCGATCGGGATGAGGGCCACCACCGGCCACATGTTCACCCCGTCCGGCGCGGGCGCGATCGCCATTGCCGCCTGCCAGTGACTGTGCAGTGCGCCGCTGATGAAGCTCCACCGGCCGTTGATCACCATGCCGCCCGCGGTTGGCGTGGCCGACGCGGACGGCGTCAACGTGCCGCAGATCCGTACGTCCGGGGTGGCGAACACCTCGTCCTGAACCTCATCGGGAAACATGCCGACCATCCAGCCCGCGATCGCCCAGACGGACGCTGTCCACGCGACCGAGCCGTCGCCGCGGCCCAATTCGGCCAGCACGGCGTGCAGGGTCGCCGCGTCGGACTCGTACCCGCCGTGGTGGGCCGGGACCCGCATCCGGAAAACGCCGGCGTCGGCGAGCGCGGCGATGGTCTCCTCGTGCAGCCGCCGGTGCTCCTCCGCCCACGGCGCGTGCTCGCGCAGAAGCGGCACCAGCTTGGTGGCCCGGCGAACCAGCTCCACCCGTGGCGGCGCCTGCGTTGTGCTGGGGCTCATCCTGTCCTCCAATTCGGCTGAATGGTCATCCGGCGACGGCAGCGGCCGGCTGGCGTTCCAGTGGGGCCACGCCCTTGATCAGGTCGGCCGCGCGCTCCGCGATGGCGACGATCGGCGCGTTCGGGTTGCCGCGCACCAACGTGGGCATGACGGAGGCGTCGACGACCCGCAGCCCCGACACGCCGCGCACCCGCAGCTCGGCGTCGACGACCGTACCCATGGCGCAGGTACCGGCCGGGTGGAAGATCGAGTGCAGGTAACGCCGCACGTAGGTCCGCAGGTCCCGGTCGGACTCGGAGGCCGGCGGCTCGTGCCGCCCCTCGGTGTACGGCGCGAGCGCCTTCTGACCGGCGATGTGCAGCGCGATCCGGACTGCCTCAACCGCCCGCTCCACATCGGACTCTTCGGCGAGATAGTTGTGCGAGATCTTCGGCTTCGCCGTCGGGTCGTCCGACGCCAGCATGACGCTGCCGCGGCTGGCCGGGGTCAGCATCGACGGGCCGAACGAGAACGAGTGGTGGGTGGGCGTGCCCAAGCCGCTGTCGGCGAACATCACCGGCGCGCCGAGGAACTCGACGTCCGGGGCGGCCAGGCTGGTGCTGGTGCGGACGAAACCACCGGACTCCGGCCCGTTGGCCGTCATCGGGCCCCGGCCCTCGGTCAGGAACCGCTGCACGTTCTCCGGCTGGCCGGCGACCAGCAGGCTGATCGGGTGCGAGTGGGTGTAGACCAGCGGCACCAGCGCGTGATCCTGCAGGTTCTGCCCGACCAGCGGCTGATCGAGCACGACCCGGATGCCGAGGGCGCCGAGCAGCCAGCCCGGGCCGATGCCGGACAGCATCAGCAACTGCGGCGAGTTGTACGTCCCGGCGCTGAGGATGACTTCTCGTTCCGCGCGCAGGGTGACCGTTTCGTCGAGCCGCCGCCCGACCACGCCGGCCGCCCGGTCCTCCTCGATGACCACCCGGTGCACCTGCATGTTCGTCTCGACGGTGAGGTTGGGCCGATCCAGCACCGGGTGCAGGAACGCGGTGGCGCTGCTGCACCGCCGGCCGTCGCGCTGGGTGACCTGGAAGAAGCCGAACCCGTCCTGGGTGGCGCCGTTGAAGTCCTCGTTGAGCGGGTAGCCGGCCTGCACCCCGGCCTCGACGAACGCCGCCGACATCGGGTTGTTGGACCGGCCCTCGGAGACCGCGAGCGGACCGCCGACGGCGTGGTACGCCGACTCTCCGCGCTCGTTGTCCTCCGAGCGCTTGAAGTACGGCAGCAGCTCGTCGAACGTCCAGCCGGGCTGGTTCCACCCGTCGAAGTCGAGCCGGCTGCCCCGCACGTACACCATGGTGTTGATGGAACTGCTGCCGCCGAGCACCCGCCCGCGCGGCAGGTAGACCCGGCGGCGGTCGAGGGACGGTTCCTCGTGCGTGTCGTAGTCCCAGTCCAGGTGCGTCCGGAAGAGCTTGCCGAAGGCGACCGGAACGTGGATGTTGTCGGCGGTGTCCGCCGGGCCGGCCTCGATCAGGCACACCGAGACCGTGGGGTCCTCGGACAGCCGCGCCGCGAGGACACACCCCGCGGACCCGGCGCCCACAATGATGTAGTCGTACACTCGCTCCTCCTCGGGTTGTCCGGGCTCCGCCCGGCCGGATCAGCCCTTGACCGGGCTGCTGTGGTGCGACACGAGGCACGGCGGTCCGTCCGGCCGCCGCACGATGATCCAGGTGGCCCGGATGAGGTTGCCGGGCAGCAGGTCCGCGTCGTGCGGCAGCACGATTCCGCCTTCGGTGACCACCATGGCCACGTCACCGGTCAGGAATCGCACCGCGATCGGCCAGCCCTTCACCCGCGCGTTACGCAGCCGCCCGGCGAAGCCCTCGGCCATGTACGACCGGATCTCTTCCCGCCCGACCAGCTGGGTGTCCCGCATGAGCAGGCTGCCGTCGGCGGTGAAAATGCCGGCGAAGATGTTCGCGTCGTTGGCCGCCCACGCCGCCTGAATGCGCATCGCCACGGTGAGCGCGGCCTTCTCGTCCGGCGCCGTGAACTGCCGGTAATAGGAGGCGTCCTCCGGGACGCCCGCCTCGGCCAGGATGGCCGAGGCGTCGCCCCACCCGTTGGTCGCCACCGCCCGGCTCAGCCCTTGATCGGGCAGGTCTGGTGGGACGCGACCCGCCAGTCCCCGTCCCGATTCACGATGATCCACATGGTCCGGACCTCGTTCATCGGGTCCAGTTCGGCCTGGCCCCGGCGAATCACCCCACCCTCGGTCACGGCCACCGCGACCGTGTCGTTGAGCAGGCGGATCTCCCGCGGCTGCTCGGTGATCCGCGATCCGGCGTACGCACCGGCGAACGCTTCCGCCACGTACCCGCGGATCTCGTCCCTGCTCGTCAGCTGGTTGTCGCCGACGAGCTGGCTGCCGTTGTCGATGAACATGTCGGCGTACGCGTCGGCGTCGTTGGCGTCCCAGGCGGCGCGCACCCGCAACACTGCGGTGAGCACGGCGCCCTCGTCTCCGTTCGGAAAGTCGCCGTAGTAGCTGGCCCACTCCTTGGCGCCGGCCACCAGCGCCGCGGCTTGGTTCTCCATCTCCCGTCCTCCCGTCGTCACCAGCGCAGCGTGGCGGCCTCGCCACGCGGGCTGTTCTGGTATCCGGCCAACTGCCATTGCCCGTCGCGGCACACCGTCACCCAGGTGGACCGCACCGCCAGTTCGGGCGCGATCTCGGCCTCGCCGGGCGCGAGGATGCCGCCGTGCGTACGCAGCAGGGCGACGTCGTCGGCCACGAACCGGACGTCCACCGGCCGCCCGGTCACGCCGGTGCCCTTGAACGGCCCGGCGTAGGCGGCCAGCATGAACGCCCGGATCTCGTCGCGTCCGCGCTTGTAGACGTCGCCGGGCAGGATCAGGATGCCGTCGTCGGTGAACACCTGGGCGACGCCGTCCGCGTCGTTCTTCGCCCATGCGCCGACCAGCCGCAGCGGTACGCTGAGCGCGGCCTTCTCCCGTTCGCTGGTGAACCTTCCGTAGTAGGCGTCCAGCTGCGCGTCCGGGATCGGCGAGGGTCTTGAGGTCACTGTGGACATTCCGGTCTCCATCCTTTTTAGATGATCGGGTCAGGCGGATATGTAGCTTTCGGTGATGTGCGCGCCCAGCGCCGCGACGGTCGGTCGGCTCCACAGGATCGTGGGGGGCAGGTCGATGCCGAAGTGCCGCTGGAGGCGGATCCGCAGCGCAACGGTCATCACCGAGTCGACGCCCATCTCGACGAGCGGCCGGCGTGGGTCCACGTCCTCGACCGCCAGGTTCAACTCCGCGGCGACCTGCTCCCGGACGTCGGCGGTGACCAGGGCCCGCAGTTCGGCGTCGGGCAGGTCCGTCCAGCCCGTGCCGAATCCGAGTTGGGCGCCGGAGTCGGCCGGTCCGCTGGTCGCGGTCAGCTCCCGGAACATCGGCACCCGCTGGCCGGCCGGTGGCAGCGGCAGCAACCGCAGGACCGCCTTGTATGAGCCGCGGAACCGATCGGCGAACTGCCACGCCCGGAACGCCTCGGCGTCGGAGACGACGTCCAGGCCGCGGGCGTTCGCCTCCAGCATGGTGCTGGCGATCGTCTCCGACATGCCCATGCCCCGCCAGGCCGTCCAGCCGAAGCTCACCGTGTCGGTGTGGCCGTCCCGCTGCCGGTGCGCGGCGAGCGCGTCCAGGAACGAGTTGGCGGCGGCGTAGCTGGTCTGGCCGGTGAGCCGGGTGAACTGCCCGCAGGAGGAGAAGAACACCATGAAGTCGACCGAGCCCGGCGGGAACAGCCGGTGCAGGACCATCGCGCCGGATGCCTTCGGCGCGAGCACATCGCGCAGGCCCGCACGGTCCACTTTGTCCACCATCGCGTCGCGGACCACGCCGGCCGCGTGGACGACGCCACGGATCGGCGGCAGGCCGTGGGTGGACGGGTCCAGCGCCGCGGCCACCTCGGCCTGGTTGGTGATGTCCAGCGACAGCACCGTGACGGTGGCGCCGAGCGCTTCGAGCGCCAGCACGTCGTCGATCTGCCGGCGAACCCGTGGGTCGCGCACGGCCGCCCACCCGGCCCGCGGCGGCAGGCCCCGCCGGCCGGTCAGCAGCAGCCGCCGGGCGCCCCGGTCCACCAGCCACCGCGCGACGGCCAGGCCGAGCACGCCCAGCCCGCCGGTGATCAGGTACGTGCCGGCCGGCTGGCACCGGAGCGGTTCGCCGTCGACGGGCCGCTCGATCGGCGTGAGCCGGGGCACGGTCGGGCCGTCGCCGTCCAGCGCGATGATGTCCTCCTCGCCGGCCGCGCGCTCCAGCACCGACAGCAACCGCTGCTCGGTTCCGCTGTCGAGGCCGGTGTCCGGCAGGTCGATGAGGCCGCCCCACAGCTCGGGGTGTTCCCCGGCGATGATCCGGGCCGCGCCCCACAGCGGAGCCTGCCCGAGGGCGGATTCGCGTCGCGGGTCCCGGACACCCCGGGTGAGGCACCACAGCCTGGGTCCGGGCTCGGCCGGGTGTTCGGCGGCGGCTTGGACCTGGGTCAGCCGCTGTGCGGTGCGCACCAGCAGCCAGGTCGCCGGCTCGGCCGCGAGGTCCGGCGACGCCACGCCGGCCGATTCCACCGCCGGGATGACCAGTACGGCGTCGGCGCCGGCGAGCGCCGCGGGTAGCAGGTCGTCCGGCGCCGCCACCCGCTCGCACAGCACGCCGAGGCCGGTGCACCGCTGCGCCAACGGTCCGGTGTCGGCTTCGTCGCCGACCAGGACGAGGCGGCGCACCGGCCGGCCCGCGGCGGCCGGCTCGTACGGCCGCCAGGCGATCTCGTGCACCAGCTCGCGCGGCGAGGCGACGGCGCCCAGCTCGTCCTGGATGGGGGCGAACCGGAGCCCGCCCACCTCGCACACCAGCCTGCCGTGCTCGTCGGCGACTCGGACGTCCACAGTGTCCTGTGGCGAGCGGGGCGAGCGCCGCGAGTGAACCACGATCCGGGCCGGCGGCTCGTCCCGGAAGGCGACCGACCCGATGTGACAGGACATCCACAGCCGGCGCGCGTCCGGTGGGGTGACCACCACCGCGCTGATGGTGAGCGCGCCGTCGATCACGTGCGCCCAGCTGGCGGCACGGTCGGCGGCCGGCTCGATGGTGATCCGGGCGAGCTGCTCGTCGTCGTTGCGGCGCAGTTCCTCGACCTGCCAGGCGAACGCGTACCCGCCCACCCCCATGCTCCGGAACATCCCGTCGACGGTCTCCCAACCGGACTCGCGGTCGCACCGGGCCCGGATCTCCTCGGCATCCACCACGCCGGACGGCAGGTCGCGGCCACGGTCCACGGTCGCGGTGCAGTGCGTGATCCAGTCCAGTCCCTCGTCCTCGGCGTCGCCGGCCTCGCTGGCGGGGCTGGCGGCGACCCGGCTGGCCAGCCGGACCGAGTTCTCCGCCAGTACGACCTGGACCACCCGCGGCGGCGTCACCGCGACCGGGGTACGCAGGACGATGTCGGCGAGGCCCGGTGGCCGGCCGTTGCGGGTAGCGGCCGAGACGAACGTGTCGATGAGCACCGCGGCCGGCGTGATCTCGACGCCGACCACCTCGTGACTCTGCGGGTACGGCCGGCAGGACAGGTCCAGATACGTCTGCCACACCTGCCGGGCCGGCGCACCGCTGACCGTCATCTTCCCGCCGAGCAGGGTGTGCCGGTCCGGGTCGTGGCCGCCGCCG
Coding sequences within:
- a CDS encoding FAD-dependent oxidoreductase produces the protein MNAIEGRRRAVVVGGSIAGTLAARVLSDVYDHVVVVDRDEVLGVNGPRRGVPHAVHAHGLHARGYHILAGLFPHLLEEAGKLVGLTVRDFGGMRWYFDGRPIATADTGLRSIAGSRPVLENYLRSRVAALPNVEYRQCTELVRLVTTADRTRVTGVRLRASDATGEGEELAADLVVDATGRGSRTPAWLAEWGYDRPHVERLKIGMAYTTQTFRRRPGTFGPPQAINPVASPNHPRGAFYGQAVTGDCRVSLTGILGDHPPADPEGFLAYARSLPVPDIYEAIQDAEPTSAAVSFGFPASVWVHYERLTRFPQRLVVIGDAMCAFNPVYGQGMTVAAMEAMVLRDHLRRYGVLDPVAVHRGFARAIRDPWLLSTWGDLDFPGVAGPRPWRVRLFNAYLTRVQYAATKDAVVTTAFMRVAGLVDRPSALLRPSLVARVLRLARGRRESATVHAA
- a CDS encoding acyl-CoA dehydrogenase family protein — its product is MSPSTTQAPPRVELVRRATKLVPLLREHAPWAEEHRRLHEETIAALADAGVFRMRVPAHHGGYESDAATLHAVLAELGRGDGSVAWTASVWAIAGWMVGMFPDEVQDEVFATPDVRICGTLTPSASATPTAGGMVINGRWSFISGALHSHWQAAMAIAPAPDGVNMWPVVALIPIEELEIVDDWYTSGLRGSGSVSTVATDVLVPAERVLPLPALLAGRTTSVRNTGLPMYQGPLVGVANACSAGTVVGMARAARENFLNRLGSRKITYTDYAHQGEAAITHLQVAEATMKIDEADFHAERMTRLVDTKGVNGEPWTVLDRVRTRADIGAVCQLGRDAVDVLAMASGGSSILSDVPMQRIVRDMHAVNLHALMVPSTNAELYGRVLCGLDPNTQYL
- a CDS encoding GMC family oxidoreductase, which translates into the protein MYDYIIVGAGSAGCVLAARLSEDPTVSVCLIEAGPADTADNIHVPVAFGKLFRTHLDWDYDTHEEPSLDRRRVYLPRGRVLGGSSSINTMVYVRGSRLDFDGWNQPGWTFDELLPYFKRSEDNERGESAYHAVGGPLAVSEGRSNNPMSAAFVEAGVQAGYPLNEDFNGATQDGFGFFQVTQRDGRRCSSATAFLHPVLDRPNLTVETNMQVHRVVIEEDRAAGVVGRRLDETVTLRAEREVILSAGTYNSPQLLMLSGIGPGWLLGALGIRVVLDQPLVGQNLQDHALVPLVYTHSHPISLLVAGQPENVQRFLTEGRGPMTANGPESGGFVRTSTSLAAPDVEFLGAPVMFADSGLGTPTHHSFSFGPSMLTPASRGSVMLASDDPTAKPKISHNYLAEESDVERAVEAVRIALHIAGQKALAPYTEGRHEPPASESDRDLRTYVRRYLHSIFHPAGTCAMGTVVDAELRVRGVSGLRVVDASVMPTLVRGNPNAPIVAIAERAADLIKGVAPLERQPAAAVAG
- a CDS encoding SgcJ/EcaC family oxidoreductase — its product is MATNGWGDASAILAEAGVPEDASYYRQFTAPDEKAALTVAMRIQAAWAANDANIFAGIFTADGSLLMRDTQLVGREEIRSYMAEGFAGRLRNARVKGWPIAVRFLTGDVAMVVTEGGIVLPHDADLLPGNLIRATWIIVRRPDGPPCLVSHHSSPVKG
- a CDS encoding SgcJ/EcaC family oxidoreductase, which encodes MENQAAALVAGAKEWASYYGDFPNGDEGAVLTAVLRVRAAWDANDADAYADMFIDNGSQLVGDNQLTSRDEIRGYVAEAFAGAYAGSRITEQPREIRLLNDTVAVAVTEGGVIRRGQAELDPMNEVRTMWIIVNRDGDWRVASHQTCPIKG
- a CDS encoding SgcJ/EcaC family oxidoreductase is translated as MSTVTSRPSPIPDAQLDAYYGRFTSEREKAALSVPLRLVGAWAKNDADGVAQVFTDDGILILPGDVYKRGRDEIRAFMLAAYAGPFKGTGVTGRPVDVRFVADDVALLRTHGGILAPGEAEIAPELAVRSTWVTVCRDGQWQLAGYQNSPRGEAATLRW
- a CDS encoding acyltransferase domain-containing protein: MLEEAPASPVEAPAVAQAAGQAQAVVPLSAMSEAGLRALAGDTAEWLAARPDAELSAVGHTLARRRSHLPQRAAVVAGSVDELVAGLSALAAGEPAPTVIRDRAASGSATGPVWVFSGHGAQWSGMGRQLLREEPAFAEALDGLADVFAEELGWTPRDALTEGGPWTAVEVQALTFAVQVGLSAVWRRHGVRPAAVIGHSVGEIAAAVAAGCLDVVEAARFACRRALALRRLENRGAMVLIDEPFAECSQRLAGRTDAVAAIEASPMSTVVSGDEAAIAELAARWTQEGLAARRVDTTVAFHSPHVDEAVPTVAAAAAALAARPAEVPLYTTALPDPRSSALRHGDYWVANLRQPVRFASAVAAAVEDGHRIFLEVSAHPIVAHSIVECLERVDAEPTAVVPTLRRNADEVATVLTGLARLHCAGAEVDWSCAYPAGDLADLPVVAWQHRPYWIFPATAATAGPGGGHDPDRHTLLGGKMTVSGAPARQVWQTYLDLSCRPYPQSHEVVGVEITPAAVLIDTFVSAATRNGRPPGLADIVLRTPVAVTPPRVVQVVLAENSVRLASRVAASPASEAGDAEDEGLDWITHCTATVDRGRDLPSGVVDAEEIRARCDRESGWETVDGMFRSMGVGGYAFAWQVEELRRNDDEQLARITIEPAADRAASWAHVIDGALTISAVVVTPPDARRLWMSCHIGSVAFRDEPPARIVVHSRRSPRSPQDTVDVRVADEHGRLVCEVGGLRFAPIQDELGAVASPRELVHEIAWRPYEPAAAGRPVRRLVLVGDEADTGPLAQRCTGLGVLCERVAAPDDLLPAALAGADAVLVIPAVESAGVASPDLAAEPATWLLVRTAQRLTQVQAAAEHPAEPGPRLWCLTRGVRDPRRESALGQAPLWGAARIIAGEHPELWGGLIDLPDTGLDSGTEQRLLSVLERAAGEEDIIALDGDGPTVPRLTPIERPVDGEPLRCQPAGTYLITGGLGVLGLAVARWLVDRGARRLLLTGRRGLPPRAGWAAVRDPRVRRQIDDVLALEALGATVTVLSLDITNQAEVAAALDPSTHGLPPIRGVVHAAGVVRDAMVDKVDRAGLRDVLAPKASGAMVLHRLFPPGSVDFMVFFSSCGQFTRLTGQTSYAAANSFLDALAAHRQRDGHTDTVSFGWTAWRGMGMSETIASTMLEANARGLDVVSDAEAFRAWQFADRFRGSYKAVLRLLPLPPAGQRVPMFRELTATSGPADSGAQLGFGTGWTDLPDAELRALVTADVREQVAAELNLAVEDVDPRRPLVEMGVDSVMTVALRIRLQRHFGIDLPPTILWSRPTVAALGAHITESYISA